From the genome of Acomys russatus chromosome 27, mAcoRus1.1, whole genome shotgun sequence, one region includes:
- the LOC127210088 gene encoding transketolase-like protein 2 codes for MSLVKDATLDSETLQVLQDVANRLRIHSIRATCACNTGHPGSCCSASEIMAVLFFHTMRYKQTDPEHPDNDRFVLSRGHAAPILYAVWVEVGSICDSDLLNLRKIHCDPEGHPTPRLSFVNVATGSLGQGLGVACGMAYTGKYFDKASCRVFCLMGDCESSEGSVWEALAFASHYNLDNLVAVFDVNHLGQSGTAPLEHFTDVYEQRCQAFGWNTHVVDGHDVEALCRAFWKATQVKSKPTALIAKTFKDKGIPDVEDAENWHGKPMPNVRADGIVRFIESQIQTNRSLTPKPSVEDSSQISLSSIKTTSPPPYKLGDVIATREAYGLALAKLGHSNKRVIVLDGDTKNSTFSEMFKKEHPGRFIDCFIAKQNMVSVALGCATRGQTLVFVSTFAAFQTRAFDQIQTAAVCQTSINLIGSHCGVSVGEDGPSQMALEDLALFRSVPHCTVFYPSDAVATEHAVYLAAVTKGVCFIRTSRPQTAVIYTSQENFVIGQAKVIRRSAADKVTVIGAGVTLHEAADELSQQGISVRVIDPFTIKPLDAATIIRSAKATGGRIVTVEDHYREGGIGEAVCAAVSREPDIIVRELVVRGVPRSEQPSELLEMCGISARHIIAAVKDVIMK; via the coding sequence ATGTCCTTGGTCAAAGATGCCACTCTGGACTCTGAGACTTTACAGGTGCTTCAGGATGTGGCTAATCGCCTGCGAATCCACTCAATCAGGGCCACGTGCGCCTGCAACACAGGGCATCCGGGTTCGTGCTGTAGTGCCTCGGAGATCATGGCCGTGCTCTTCTTCCACACCATGAGGTACAAACAAACAGACCCGGAACACCCTGACAATGACCGCTTTGTCCTCTCCAGGGGCCACGCGGCTCCCATCCTCTATGCAGTTTGGGTGGAGGTGGGCAGTATTTGTGATTCCGACTTGCTGAACTTGCGGAAAATCCACTGCGACCCGGAGGGTCATCCCACCCCACGGCTGTCGTTTGTTAATGTAGCCACAGGGTCCCTTGGGCAAGGACTGGGTGTGGCCTGTGGAATGGCCTATACTGGCAAGTACTTTGACAAGGCCAGCTGCCGTGTGTTCTGCCTCATGGGGGATTGTGAGTCCTCCGAAGGCTCTGTCTGGGAGGCCTTGGCCTTTGCTTCCCACTACAACTTGGATAACCTCGTGGCAGTCTTTGACGTGAACCACTTGGGACAGAGTGGCACTGCTCCACTAGAGCACTTCACAGACGTCTATGAGCAGCGCTGCCAAGCGTTTGGGTGGAATACCCATGTGGTGGATGGTCACGATGTGGAAGCCCTCTGCCGGGCCTTCTGGAAAGCGACTCAAGTCAAGAGCAAACCTACTGCCCTGATTGCCAAGACCTTCAAGGATAAGGGTATTCCAGATGTTGAGGATGCAGAAAATTGGCATGGAAAGCCTATGCCCAATGTCAGAGCTGATGGAATCGTCAGATTCATTGAGAGTcagatacaaacaaacagaagtctcACGCCAAAGCCCTCTGTTGAAGACTCATCCCAGATCAGCCTCTCCAGTATAAAAACGACCTCTCCGCCTCCATATAAACTGGGTGATGTGATAGCTACTCGGGAAGCATATGGCTTGGCTCTGGCTAAATTGGGCCACTCTAACAAAAGAGTTATTGTTCTAGATGGCGACACAAAAAATTCCACCTTTTCAGAGATGTTTAAGAAAGAACACCCTGGGCGTTTCATAGACTGCTTTATTGCTAAACAAAACATGGTAAGTGTGGCCCTGGGGTGTGCTACACGAGGACAGACTCTTGTTTTTGTTAGTACCTTTGCTGCCTTCCAGACCAGAGCCTTTGATCAGATCCAAACCGCAGCTGTCTGTCAGACCAGCATCAACTTGATTGGTTCCCACTGCGGGGTGTCTGTTGGAGAAGACGGGCCTTCCCAGATGGCGCTGGAGGACCTAGCCCTCTTCAGAAGCGTTCCTCACTGCACTGTTTTCTATCCAAGCGATGCTGTCGCTACAGAGCACGCTGTTTATCTGGCAGCCGTCACCAAAGGAGTGTGCTTCATCCGCACCAGCCGGCCCCAAACTGCAGTGATTTATACTTCACAGGAGAACTTTGTGATTGGACAGGCCAAGGTGATCCGCCGCAGTGCAGCTGACAAGGTGACAGTTATTGGAGCAGGAGTCACACTACATGAAGCTGCCGACGAGCTTTCTCAACAAGGGATTTCTGTTCGTGTCATTGACCCCTTCACTATCAAACCCCTGGATGCTGCCACCATCATCCGAAGTGCCAAAGCCACAGGTGGCCGGATCGTCACAGTGGAAGATCACTACCGAGAAGGTGGCATTGGCGAAGCCGTGTGTGCGGCTGTCTCCAGAGAGCCTGACATCATCGTTCGTGAGCTTGTAGTAAGGGGAGTGCCTCGAAGTGAGCAACCTAGTGAGCTGCTGGAAATGTGTGGAATCAGTGCCAGACACATCATAGCAGCTGTGAAGGATGTCATAATGAAATAG